The Populus nigra chromosome 14, ddPopNigr1.1, whole genome shotgun sequence genome has a segment encoding these proteins:
- the LOC133673141 gene encoding U-box domain-containing protein 5-like: protein MGTDAAEAVETLPCPYSFKVHHSMCTELLKLVDKVSKIFPKIEAARPCCSLGIQALCSLNNALEKAKHHLQYCCDSSKLYLAITGDVVVSRCQRSRNLMEQSLGQIQTMVPVILAAEISHVVDDLRAAMFMLESSEEEAGKAIRELLQQSRESDSVVNSEIKAIQLAASRLHITSRKAILIEKRSIKNQLDKVGGNDPRKKSILNYLMLLLKKHGDLLIEEQGETPKSQHEGFFSLKNPNDTSLHRQYNQVAGIGCGKSETQTELFSRATPPEEFKCPISMRVMYDPVVIASGQTFERMWIQKWFDEGNDTCPKTKVKLTHRALTPNTCMKDLISKWCVKYGITIPDPCIQASKLLDISVNSIASLGSFMSDLHLPLDISNISFGSIDGSYSSESAQSKSNLMPIQNNDDSYRHHSYVNINQQDLKFLSGLAELPWESQCKMVEDVKSCLQCNDQLCHSLSSENFVEPLFRFLRDAHDQQDIGAQRFGYQLLLSFASKNRSGISYLHEDFYVLLSSFPDSEVIEEVLAIFEVLSGHPYCQSKITASGALVSIRKILDSHSTEFQKQAIKILHNLSSNNDICSQIVLMECIPKLVPLLKNGNLSSYSVVLLRNLCDIEEARVSVAETNGCIASIAELLESGSREEQEHAAAILLSLCSQRLHYCQLVMEEGVIPSLVDISINGTDKGRAIALELLRQLRDITEYDNEHECFVSDIDADRDASHQTIEKKSVVDADRDASHETIKKKSSPKTYGVFKNLSVFSRRSSVASKNKR, encoded by the exons ATGGGGACTGATGCTGCTGAAGCAGTGGAGACACTTCCGTGTCCTTATTCCTTCAAG GTGCATCACTCTATGTGTACAGAGTTGCTGAAGTTGGTTGATAAAGTTTCTAAAATATTTCCAAAAATCGAAGCAGCTCGACCTTGTTGCTCATTGGGAATACAGGCACTATGCTCGTTAAACAATGCACTTGAGAAAGCCAAGCACCATCTTCAGTACTGTTGCGACTCTAGCAAACTATATTTG GCAATAACAGGGGATGTGGTTGTCTCAAGATGTCAAAGATCAAGGAACTTGATGGAACAGAGTTTAGGCCAGATTCAAACAATGGTTCCAGTAATATTGGCTGCTGAG ATATCTCATGTTGTTGATGACCTTAGGGCTGCAATGTTTATGCTGGAATCCTCTGAAGAAGAGGCTGGTAAAGCCATTCGTGAATTGCTTCAGCAGAGCAGAGAATCAGATTCAGTGGTAAATTCTGAAATCAAAGCTATTCAACTTGCAGCTTCGAGGCTGCATATTACATCCCGAAAGGCCATACTGATAGAAAAAAGATCTATTAAGAATCAGCTAGATAAAGTTGGTGGCAACGATCCCAGAAAAAAGAGTATCTTGAATTACCTTATGCTTCTCTTGAAGAAGCACGGAGACTTACTCATTGAAGAGCAAGGAGAGACTCCCAAATCTCAGCATGAAGGATTCTTTTCGCTTAAGAACCCTAATGATACTTCTCTTCATAGGCAATACAATCAAGTAGCTGGTATAGGATGTGGGAAGTCTGAGACTCAAACTGAATTGTTTAGCAGAGCTACACCCCCTGAAGAATTTAAGTGTCCTATATCTATGAGAGTGATGTATGATCCTGTTGTCATTGCTTCTGGACAAACATTTGAAAGGATGTGGATACAGAAGTGGTTTGATGAGGGTAATGATACATGCCCAAAAACCAAAGTGAAACTGACTCATCGTGCATTGACTCCAAACACATGCATGAAAGACCTGATATCAAAGTGGTGTGTGAAGTATGGAATTACCATTCCTGATCCATGTATTCAAGCATCGAAGTTATTGGACATCTCTGTTAATTCCATTGCAAGTTTAGGCAGTTTCATGAGTGATCTACACCTTCCACTGGATATTAGTAATATATCATTTGGGTCTATAGATGGTAGTTACAGTTCAGAGTCTGCACAATCTAAGTCAAATTTGATGCCGATACAGAATAATGATGATTCCTATAGACATCACTCATATGTAAATATCAATCAGCAAGACTTGAAGTTTCTGTCTGGACTTGCTGAGCTTCCCTGGGAATCTCAATGCAAGATGGTTGAAGATGTCAAGAGTTGTTTGCAGTGTAATGATCAACTTTGTCATTCTTTATCATCTGAGAATTTTGTTGAACCTCTATTTAGATTCTTGAGGGATGCACATGACCAACAAGATATAGGAGCTCAGAGATTTGGATATCAATTGTTGCTTTCATTTGCCAGCAAAAACAG AAGTGGAATATCATACTTACATGAAGACTTTTATGTTCTGTTGTCATCGTTCCCTGATTCTGAAGTAATTGAAGAGGTTCTTGCCATATTTGAAGTGCTGTCTGGACACCCATATTGCCAATCTAAAATCACTGCATCTGGTGCTCTTGTTTCTATCCGAAAGATCCTTGACTCCCACAGCACAGAATTCCAGAAACAAGCCATTAAAATTCTGCATAATTTGTCCTCAAACAATGATATTTGTTCCCAAATTGTATTGATGGAGTGCATCCCAAAATTGGTTCCTTTGCTTAAGAATGGCAATCTTTCAAGTTATTCTGTAGTTCTACTAAGAAATTTGTGTGATATTGAAGAGGCTAGGGTTTCTGTTGCTGAAACAAATGGATGCATTGCCTCCATTGCTGAGCTACTTGAGAGTGGCAGTCGTGAGGAACAAGAACATGCAGCAGCTATTCTGCTTTCCTTGTGCTCTCAGCGTCTTCATTATTGTCAGCTGGTCATGGAAGAAGGTGTTATCCCTTCCCTTGTTGATATATCTATCAATGGAACTGACAAAGGGAGAGCGATTGCTTTGGAATTGCTCCGGCAGTTAAGAGACATAACTGAATATGATAATGAGCATGAATGTTTTGTTTCTGATATTGATGCTGATAGAGATGCCAGCCACCaaacaatagaaaagaaatcTGTTGTTGATGCTGATAGAGATGCCAGCCacgaaacaataaaaaagaaatcatcccCCAAGACATATGGAGTTTTCAAGAATTTATCAGTGTTCTCTAGACGCAGTTCTGTTGCATCAAAAAATAAGAGATGA